TTTGCAGAAGACGACCACCCATCCTCTCCCCGACCAGATGGCAGCCTTCGGAATTTCCGGTAGCAGGGGAAGCGGTCTGCGGCGGCTGTTCATGACCCATCCGCCGCTGGAGGAGCGCATCGAGGCGCTGCGGGCGGGACGCTGAAGTGTATAGACTTGCGGCCTCTCGCCGTTTCTTCTGATTTCCCTCCATGGCCATGGACCTCCTGTTCCTCGAGGCCGTTGTCCGCGAACTGAAGCAGACGGTTCGCGGCGCGGCCGTCAGCAAGATCCACCAGACCGGCCCGCACGACCTTGTCCTGCGGCTCTGGACCGGACGGGAAAACCTGCGCCTGCTCATCTCTACTGCACCCCGGGCCAACCGACTCCATCTGACTGAAGCAAAAATGCCCAATCCTGCGACTCCGCCGCGTTTCTGTCAGCTGCTGCGGTCGCGTCTGAATCGACTGCTGGAGATCGAGCGTCTCCCCGGTGAGCGGGTCGTCAGACTGCTCTTTGCCGGTAAGGCCGGCGAGCGCTGGTCTCTGGTTGCCGAGCTGCTCGGCCTGCACGCCAACCTCATCCTGCTCGATAGCGAAGAGCGGATCGTCGATGCCCTGCAGCGCAGCGAAGGGAAGACGCGGACGATCCTGCCCGGCTTGCCGTACCGGCCGCCCGATCGCCCCTCCCGCATCGATCTGGGGGTGGACCTGCCGGCGATTCCCGCCGGCGTTCCATTGCGCTCCTGGCTCCTCGAGACCGTGAGCCCCATGACCCCGTTGCTGGCCGAAGATTTGGCGGCCGGGGTCGAGGCTGGCCTGCTCCCGCAGGAGCTTCTGGCCCGTTTCCGCGAGCGCTGGCTTGCCAGGGAGTTCAGGCCAATTCTCGGAAAATGGGGGCAACAGCTTGTCCTTTCGGCCTTTCCTCCAGAGCATATCAGCCTTGAGAACGGCCGCGCCTTCTTCAGCCCCTCCCAGGCGGCCGACGCCTTCTACGCTGACGATGCTGGCGATGGACTCTTTATAGGCGGCAGGTCGGAGCTGGAGCGGGTCGTGCGCAAGGGTATCGCCCGCCTCCGGAAGCGCTTGGAGAACATCGAGGCCGAGAAGGAGAAGGCCTGCACCTTCGAGCGGCAGCGCGAACTGGGCGATCTTCTGCTCGCCAACCTGCACCGGTTGCGGCGGGGGCTCGCCGAGGTCGTCCTCGACGACTGGTACGCCGATCCGCCAGCGTCGGTGAAGATGGTCCTCGATCCGGCCCTCTCGCCCCGGGAGAATGCGGAACTCTACTTCCGCCGCCACCGCAAGGGGAAGCGCGGGTTGGAACACACCGAACGCCGCTGCGCTGAGACTCTCGCCGAGATCGAATGGCTGGAAGGGGTGGCCCTTGCCCTGGACGAGGCCGCGGGAGTTGCGGAACTTGAGGACGTCCGCCAGGAACTGGCCGCGGCCGGGATGCTCCAGGTGCGCCCCGAGTCAGGCCGCCGGAGCCGGTCGTCTGAGACGCAGGAGCAGTTGCGCAGCGCCGTTACTCCCGGCGGCTACAAACTCTTCTGGGGAAAGAACAACCGCAGCAACGACCACGTCAGCCGGCAGTTGACCGACCCCGACGACCTCTGGTTCCACGCCCACAATATGCCGGGCTGCCATCTGGTGCTAAAAAGAGGGGAGAGGGGAGGGACTGTCCCCGAAGTCGACCTGCTGCATGCCGCCGCGATCGCCGCTGCGCATTCACGGGGGAAGGACGCCGGCAAGGTCGAGGTGATGGTCACCGAAGGAAAATGGGTGAAGAAGCCGAAGGGAGCGCGGCCGGGGCTGGTCACCGTCGAGCGCTACCGGACGGTCGTGGTGCGACCAATGCGGCCGGAGGGGTAGAGGCAGACCCCTGTGGGTCCGTCCTGGGCAGACCCGCAGGTCTGCCCAGGTATTCTGAAACCCTATTCTTTCAAATGCCGCAGCAAGAACCAGAGGTTGGCCGGCCGCTCGGCGACCCGGCGCATGAGGTAACCGAACCAGTCTTCTCCGTAGGGAAGATAAATCCGCACCCGATAACCTTCCCGCAGGAGCCTTTCCTGCAGATCCCGACGGATGCCGTAAAGCATCTGGAATTCATACTCGTTCTGTTCAAGGCCGAAGATGAAGGCGATGTCGATGGCGAAATCGATCAATCTTTCGTCATGGGTGGCGAAGGCCGGGCGGGTGCCGGAGCGCATCAGCGCCTCGGTCAGGCGCATGAAGTAGAGCGTCACCTCCTCGCTTTCCTGCCAGGCCACCTCCTCCGGCTCCAGATAGGCGCCCTTGACCAGGCGGACCGGGACGTTCTCCCGGTTCAGGACGTCGATGTCCTCGCTGCTGCGCCGCAGATACGACTGAATGACTGCGCCGACGTTGCCTGTCTGCCGGTTTATGTCGCAAACGATTTCAATGGTTTTCTCCGTCAGGTCCGCCCCCTCCATGTCGACCCTGACGAAACGCTTTACCGTTGCCGCCCGTTCGGCCACCCGCAGCAGGTTGCGCCGTGCGAACTCCGCATCGATGCGGATGCCCAGGTGGGAGAGCTTGACCGAGACGCCCGTCTCGAGACCCGCAGCCGCCGCTTCTTCGACGGCTCCGGCGTACTCTTCAGCGGCGGCCTCGGCCTGTCCGGGGTCACTTACCTCTTCGCCAAGGTAGTCGAGGGTGACCTTGAAGCCTTGACGGTTGAGTTCCCGGGTGACGGCGAGGGCTTCGGCGCGCGTCTCTCCGGCCACGAACCGGCGGCTCGCCTGGCGCGCCAGCGGATTGTGGCTGAGGAACTCTTCGAGCTCCCTGCGTCTGGAGAGAAAAAGGAGGGTCTGCCGCAGCAGCGTCAAAGGCGTATCTCCCGGTAATCGCTTCCCGTTTGCCGGATGAAATTGGTTAAAGAGGCTCTCTTCAAAGGTTAACAATGCCCCCTGACAAGTCAACGCAGCCCCGTCGGAGGAAAAGTCGGACCCGCGTTTTTTTTATTGCATTGCCCGGAACGTTTTGCTATAAATTGCCTCGCTTCACGCCCAAGTGGTGGAATTGGTAGACACGCTAGGTTCAGGGTCTAGTGGTCGTAGGGCCGTGGGAGTTCGAGTCTCCCCTTGGGCACCATTATTAAAAGTCCTGCAATAACAGCAGGTTATGAATCCAACTCAACTTGTGTGATACCAGCTGTGATACCGCTGGTTAACCTTGAGGAGTTGGATTTATGCTTTCCTACCTCTGGAAACGTAACAGGACCTACTGCAGCATCAAAATTCCTGTCGAATTATCCTCTCTTTTTCCTGTCCAATTAATCCGTATTTCCCTCAAAGCAAATGACACCGATGCTGCCAAGGTATCGGCAGCAAACGTCCACAGGCAAGTGCTAAACTACTTTGCCTTGCTTGGGTCTGGTGCAGTCGACGCTGATCTTGCAAGTGGACTGGTTGAAGCGATAATGTCAGGAACGAAGCGGTTTAAGGTGGTGAAGGTGGAAGAGGGAACCAACACAGGACCAGCTTTTTCCCAGATGATTCAGGAATATATCGCTGACAGATCCCCTCGGTGGGCGGAGAAGACCAAACTGGAGTTCAGGTGCCCTTCCGCTTCCTGTCCTGGCCGGTTCGTTGACTGGGTCTTTTTTATGACCATAGTCAATGGTCTGGCAACAAAAGACATTATTAACTGCGTCATGGTGCCGTAGGTGAAAGTATTCTGGACTCTGCGAGGGGATTGGTTAACCCCTTCGGAAAAAAGGCGTTACGGGATGGGTAAAATGTTAATCATCTCAAAAAAATCTAGTTGATTTTCAACATGTTTCAATGATACTAGTTCACTATATATCCACCATGGAGGGTTCGCGTGCAATTACTAGACAAGTTAAATAAAATTTTTTGTGAAGTGTTTGATGATGACGATATTAATATTGCTCCAGAGATGACAGCAAATGATATAGATGGGTGGGATTCCCTTTCGCATGTCAACCTAATCGTTGCCATTGAGATAAAATTCAACATCCGTTTCTCACAAAAAGAGTTATTGACCTTCAAAAATGTTGGCGATTTGCTAAGAAGCATCCAAAACAAGACAGCCATTTAGTGTAAAACAATGCCATTTCACTCCTTTCAGTACTTCTTATTCCTGCCAGTCATTTATCTGCTTTTTTATTTTGTTGATGATCGAGCACGCTGGGTTGTTTTGCTAGCGGCAAGCTTGGTGTTTTACGCTTCCTTGAAGGTGCCATACTTGTTGGTTGTGCTGGTACTCGTGGCAATGACAACCTATTCTTTCGGAATCTGGCTAGATCAAACAGGCAACCCAAAGATAAAACGCGCTTTGTTGTGGGGTGGGATTGCGATCAACGTTCTGATTCTGGTCGCAATGAAGTACCTGCCGTTTCTGTCGGAAAACTTGCAGTCACTTGCAACCTTTCTTTCAATAGATGTCCAGAGTCAACCGGTCAACGTATTCGTTGCTATTGGGGTGTCCTATTATGTCTTCCAAGCCATATCCTACCTCTTCGACATCTATCTTGAGCTTGAAAAACCAGAACGGCATTTTGGTTATTTCGCTTTGTACCTGGCGTTCTTCCCAAAATTGTTACAGGGACCAATAGAACGAGCGGGGGATCTGATCCCGCAGCTTAAAATAAAATACGAATTCAATTACGACAACATGCGTTTTGGCATGCTGCTGTTCACATGGGGCCTATTTAAGAAGGTCGTTATAGCAGATCGAATTGGCCTCTATGTTGATGTTGTTTATAACGATGTCTATTCCTTTACCGGCCTACCGCTCCTTCTAGCAACCTATGCTTATGCTTTTCAGATTTACATGGACTTTTCTGGTTATACCGACATGGCTCTAGGCACCGCTCTCATGTTTAACATCAACCTGACCCAGAATTTCAATAGCCCTTATCTTGCCACATCGGTAGCTGATTTTTGGAGGAGGTGGCACATCACATTTTCTCGCTGGATCCTTGACTACATCTTTAAACCCCTACAAATGCAGTGGCGGAATTGGAGAAACTGGGGCACTGCAAGTGCACTGGTTATTGCATTCTTGATATCAGGCATTTGGCATGGAGCAAGTTGGGGATTTGTGATCTGGGGTGGGTTGCATGGTCTGTATCTGGCTTGCTCGGTATTTTATAAGCCATATCAGAAAAAACTACATAAATTTTTTGGATTAGAAAAAACGAAGAGCTTAAAAATTTGGCAGATCTTTGT
This is a stretch of genomic DNA from Desulfuromonadales bacterium. It encodes these proteins:
- a CDS encoding NFACT family protein, which produces MAMDLLFLEAVVRELKQTVRGAAVSKIHQTGPHDLVLRLWTGRENLRLLISTAPRANRLHLTEAKMPNPATPPRFCQLLRSRLNRLLEIERLPGERVVRLLFAGKAGERWSLVAELLGLHANLILLDSEERIVDALQRSEGKTRTILPGLPYRPPDRPSRIDLGVDLPAIPAGVPLRSWLLETVSPMTPLLAEDLAAGVEAGLLPQELLARFRERWLAREFRPILGKWGQQLVLSAFPPEHISLENGRAFFSPSQAADAFYADDAGDGLFIGGRSELERVVRKGIARLRKRLENIEAEKEKACTFERQRELGDLLLANLHRLRRGLAEVVLDDWYADPPASVKMVLDPALSPRENAELYFRRHRKGKRGLEHTERRCAETLAEIEWLEGVALALDEAAGVAELEDVRQELAAAGMLQVRPESGRRSRSSETQEQLRSAVTPGGYKLFWGKNNRSNDHVSRQLTDPDDLWFHAHNMPGCHLVLKRGERGGTVPEVDLLHAAAIAAAHSRGKDAGKVEVMVTEGKWVKKPKGARPGLVTVERYRTVVVRPMRPEG
- a CDS encoding proline dehydrogenase family protein codes for the protein MTLLRQTLLFLSRRRELEEFLSHNPLARQASRRFVAGETRAEALAVTRELNRQGFKVTLDYLGEEVSDPGQAEAAAEEYAGAVEEAAAAGLETGVSVKLSHLGIRIDAEFARRNLLRVAERAATVKRFVRVDMEGADLTEKTIEIVCDINRQTGNVGAVIQSYLRRSSEDIDVLNRENVPVRLVKGAYLEPEEVAWQESEEVTLYFMRLTEALMRSGTRPAFATHDERLIDFAIDIAFIFGLEQNEYEFQMLYGIRRDLQERLLREGYRVRIYLPYGEDWFGYLMRRVAERPANLWFLLRHLKE
- a CDS encoding DUF6538 domain-containing protein; the encoded protein is MLSYLWKRNRTYCSIKIPVELSSLFPVQLIRISLKANDTDAAKVSAANVHRQVLNYFALLGSGAVDADLASGLVEAIMSGTKRFKVVKVEEGTNTGPAFSQMIQEYIADRSPRWAEKTKLEFRCPSASCPGRFVDWVFFMTIVNGLATKDIINCVMVP
- a CDS encoding acyl carrier protein, encoding MQLLDKLNKIFCEVFDDDDINIAPEMTANDIDGWDSLSHVNLIVAIEIKFNIRFSQKELLTFKNVGDLLRSIQNKTAI
- a CDS encoding MBOAT family O-acyltransferase, which produces MLVLVAMTTYSFGIWLDQTGNPKIKRALLWGGIAINVLILVAMKYLPFLSENLQSLATFLSIDVQSQPVNVFVAIGVSYYVFQAISYLFDIYLELEKPERHFGYFALYLAFFPKLLQGPIERAGDLIPQLKIKYEFNYDNMRFGMLLFTWGLFKKVVIADRIGLYVDVVYNDVYSFTGLPLLLATYAYAFQIYMDFSGYTDMALGTALMFNINLTQNFNSPYLATSVADFWRRWHITFSRWILDYIFKPLQMQWRNWRNWGTASALVIAFLISGIWHGASWGFVIWGGLHGLYLACSVFYKPYQKKLHKFFGLEKTKSLKIWQIFVTFNLVSFSWVFFRANSLTDAMYILSNMINIFHEFKGIRLLLSSQGEFQLDVLIISILLFFAISTSLKIKNISSIFIKHSLVRWLCYYSLVIYLIFFRVVKQPQFLYFAF